The DNA window TCCTCTGTAATCTGTGTATAAATGGACTTTATGGGACTGCAGGCTTTTACCCCAAATTCCTCATTGATCTTCTGTCTACCATTCATGTCATCTCATATGCTGGATGCCTTCTGCAGGGTTTTGTGTTGCACTCTTCAGTCACTGCTGATTTATCTATCCTTGTGGTAATGGCCtatgacagatatgtggctATATGTCGACCTCTGATGTACCACTCTGTGATGACTACAcaaagagtttgtgtgtttgtgttttttgcctgGCTTATACccttttatttagttttcttaAGCTCAATAACAACATTAAGATTGAGGTTATGTGGCTCACACATACCAAAAATCTACTGTATTAATCACTTAGTTGGTAAACTGTCTTGTTCTGCCTCCATAGCACACGTTATTATTCCAGCTTTTAATTatactttttatgttttacatatCTTATTCATTGTTTGGTCTTATATGTATCTACTCAAAAAATGCCAATTTTCTGCTGAGAACAGAAGCAAGTTTATGCAAACATGTCTGCCACATTTACTATGTTTAATTACTCTTCTGGTATCTGTATATTTTGATTTGTTGTACATGCGATTTGGCTCAAAAAAGTTACCACAAGATGTCAACAATTTTATGGCAATGGAATTTCTCATCATTCCTCCAATTATCAATCCGCTCATATATGGTTTCAATTtgacacaaattaaaaacagaattaaacatttttttgtgtggcaAACATCTCTAGACTAGTATGTCATACATGGTATGTATTTTCAAAGTAATGC is part of the Acanthopagrus latus isolate v.2019 chromosome 9, fAcaLat1.1, whole genome shotgun sequence genome and encodes:
- the LOC119026048 gene encoding olfactory receptor 142-like; the protein is MDNSSVVTLFTLSGLSGTTNYRHTLFALTLLCYCAIWLVNLTIIVTIVVDKNLHEPMYIFLCNLCINGLYGTAGFYPKFLIDLLSTIHVISYAGCLLQGFVLHSSVTADLSILVVMAYDRYVAICRPLMYHSVMTTQRVCVFVFFAWLIPFYLVFLSSITTLRLRLCGSHIPKIYCINHLVGKLSCSASIAHVIIPAFNYTFYVLHILFIVWSYMYLLKKCQFSAENRSKFMQTCLPHLLCLITLLVSVYFDLLYMRFGSKKLPQDVNNFMAMEFLIIPPIINPLIYGFNLTQIKNRIKHFFVWQTSLD